CACTCTCTGACACGATAGGGACAGCATCGCCTTTTGCCATGATGTCACTTACTTTTACAGTCAACCGTCGTCCGAGTGATCCTTTGGGATGGGTCAGCGCAAAATCTCTTTGTGTGAAATTTTTCACCTGCATCAACGCAATGGCAAGGGCATCTCCCATGGCGAGCATAGCCGTTGTCGAGGTTGTCGGTGCCAGATCATACGGACAAGCCTCTTTTGCTATGCCGGTATCAAGTGTGATATCCGCTTTCTGGGCAAGAAAAGAGCGGGGATTGCCAGTCATCGCAATAATTTTTGCACCAATCTGGCGGAGTGCCGGGATGATAAAGTTCAGCTCCTCGGTTGTGCCGCTTTTCGAAAGACAGATGACGGTATCGGTATGACCGACAATCCCAAGATCTCCATGAGCGGCATCTGCCGGATGAAGAAAAAGGGCTGTTGAACCAGTTGATGACATCGTTGCGGCTATTTTTTGTGCAATGATACCTGATTTCCCCATACCGGAGATGATGATTTTTCCCTGGCATGATGCAAGAAGTTCCACGGCAGCCGAAAAACTCTCATCAAGTCGTTCGGCTATCAAATGAATGGCGCGGGCTTCCTGATCAAGAATTATTTTTCCAAGCGCTGTAATTTCCTGTTTTTGGGATGGTATGCTCATGGTCTTCTGGCAGAATTGATGCTTCAATGAAGAAAAGATGGTTGGTTACTATTTTGATAAACTCTAATATCGGCTAAATTGAGCAAATACCGTTTTCTTTGCTAATCGACATAACCCGATTTCCCATGAGTTGGCTCGTTCTTCTGGGTATTTCCCTGTTACTTTTTTTCCTTCTGGTTTTTTTGCTCACCAGGTTTTTGGGATATATGAAAAAAGAGCAGAATCTGCAGATAGAATCATTTAGAGACTCGATTATTGACAAAGACAACCCTGTCGGCCTGTATGGAGATGAGCTTGAAAAACTCAAGCAGCAGCAAAATGAGGCGCAGCGCCATCTTCAGGAGGTGATATCAAAAATTCCTGTTATTCAAAAAGATGGCAGGTTTCAGATTGATGAGGAGGCGATACGACAGCGCCGGGCAGCCGCTCAGGCCAATGGAACCTCTGCGACAGCAAACGATGGTACCGTTTAAGTATTTCTGATTTTATTTGTGGCATGTTCTCAAAGTTAAAGCTTCTTTTCAAAGATACCGTCATCTACGGTTCAAGTACGATATTGGCCCGCAGTCTCAATTATCTGCTGGTTCCCCTCTATGCAAACAAACTTTCAACGTTTGACAATGGGGTACAAACCATCATTTATGCCAATATTGCTCTGGCAAATGTTCTTTTTTCCTATGGCCTTGAGACCTCATATCTCAAGGTCGTTTCCGATTCGGCAGATCATGAGAGGGATGAGACGCAGCTTTTTTCAACAGCTTTTCTGACACTTTTCCTCACCTCAACCCTGTTTGCTGTCGGCATTGCGCTTTTTGCGCCGCTCCTTGCCCAGCTCATAGGGCTCTCTGCGGGAGATTATCTTTTTGTCCGCTATGCAGCCCTTATTTTATGGCTTGACACCCTGCTGGTCATTCCCTTTGCAGAACTTCGCCTCAAAAGAAAAGCCTTGCAGTTTGCCATCGCCAGAGTAGCAGGTGTGGTAGCGGTTGTTATCAGTGCGGTGATTCTTATTGTTCCCCTCAATGCCGGTTTGCCAGGCGTCTTTATTGCAGAGGCATTCGGATCCCTGATCAGCCTTCTGCTGGTCATTCCGGTTCTCCGTCAGTTCAGGCTCTTTTTTTCAGCCGACCAGTTGCGTTCCATGCTTCGCATAGGGCTGCCCTATGTGCCGACAGGGATCGCCGGACTTCTGATTCATCTTATTGATCGCAATATTTTAATTCGCATATCCCCCTCAACAATTGAGCGTATTTATGGAAAAGGCTACCAGCCCTCCGATATTGTCGGTATTTATGGAAGAATTGCTGCGTTTGGTGTGGTGCTCCAGCTCTTTATCCAGGTTTTCCGCTTTGCGTGGCAGCCTTTTTTTCTTCAGCACTCCAAGGATCCGGATGCAAAACAGTTGTTCCGGCATATACTGAGTATTTCAACCCTTTTCACCATGTTCCTGGCGCTTGCAGCCACCTTTTTTGTGCCTGATCTGGTTCGCTATCACTATGGTGGAAGTTTTTACCTGCTCCCTCCCCGCTACTGGATCGGGCTATCAATTTTGCCGTGGATTTTTTTGAGTTACGTTTTTGACATGATCTCAACCAACCTCTCTGCAGGACTTCTTATTACCGGAAACACCCGTTATCTGCCTGTCGTCACCTTTGCCGGCGCTGCTGTAACAGCGTTTTTCTGCTGGTGGCTTATTCCTCTGCGAGGCATGGATGGCGCCGCTTATGCTATTGTGGCAGGAACGGCTGTCATGTCTGTTGTCATGGCCTGGTACTCACTAAAAGTTTTTCCGCTCCGCCATGACTGGCTTAAACTGTTTTTGCTGCTTGTAACGGCTGTTGCGATGGCATCAGTTCAGTTCCTTGCAGGGTCTGAGCTGCCCCAGGCCGGGGTTGTTTTTGCCTTCAAAATCGGGTTGCTCACCCTCTACCTTCTTATTGCAGCGGCCCTTTTTCGTCATGAGGCGCGGCTTGTTGCTGTTAAAGCAGGGCAAAAATTCCGCAGGAGGTGATTACTGCCACTCTCAGCGACCCGGAGATGGGTTCTCTCCCCACCGCTCACTTCTGTCAGGCCGCTTTCGTGCAGCAATACGCTCCAGTATTATCCTCAGCGAATCCCGCTGTCCGGGTGTACACACCTTTGCCAGTTCATGAAAGTGAAAGGCAAGCTGCCGTTCTACGGCTGCGTGACGGGAACCGATATTTCCAGCAATGCTCTCTATTTTTATGGTATCAGGCTTTTCTTGCAGAGCCTCCTGAATCAGTTGTTTTTTCAGCAAGGCAATTGCCTTCATTTCAGCTCCGACGTTGTGAAAATGTTCCTTTCGCAGTTTATCAAAACTGATCCTCTGCGACTCATCAAGGTCAAGCTGCCTGCTAAACGAGAGGCGCTTTTTGTTATGGATTACCGATTCGGTTCCGGGTATCAGCCTGCAACTCTCACGCCACCACAACGTAGCAAGCAGCGTCACATTGAGCACAGCGAGCAGCACAAGCGCTGTCGTAACAAGTCGTCTTGAATCAAGAAGGTTCATGGCATCCTCAAATCAGATTCTCCCTGCATAAGGCAGGAATTTCGTATCATCGTTTTCATCGGCTCTTTTTTGTATTGTGTCGCTTCAAGGATACTCCTCCCCCCCTGTTTCTGTTGCGGGAGAAGTGGTCGCAGCAGTCTGCTCATAGTAGGCAAACTCCTGACTGCTGTAGTCATCATTCTGACTGTCAAGCAGTTCACTGACAGCCCCTCCTGTTACCTGACGGTTACCATCAAACACCGATACAAGCGCTGAACCGAGATTAACAACAAGCAGGAGAGCCATAAATGCCAGGCGAAAATCAAGACGATCGCCCCTTCGAACCCTGGCTCCCTCTCCGAATTCCCGTTCCACTCTCTCCATCAGCCGTACCCTGAAGAGATGGTGCACCTCAAGAGGCTGCAGCTCATCAAGTAATGCCATGGTCTCAACGACCCTGGCCTCTATATTTTCATCACATTTTTTCATCTGTACACTCCTGTTTCATTGTGTAGGACGACAGGTATGTCAAAACCTTGTGGCTTGAAGAAAAAATCACTGTTCGCTATAGTAGGCATAAAGCTTATCGTGAAGGTTTTTTTTTGCCCTGTGCACCAGGGATTCGACCGCTGATACTGATGTTTTAAGGAGATCAGCGATTTCCTGATTACTGTACCCCTCCTGTTTGCTGAGAAGAAACGCGGTTTTTTGACTGTCGGGAAGCGAATTCAGGGCATTTTGCAATATTCTTGCCTGCTCGCTTCCTGCCAGAGCTTCGGCAGGATTATCCGTGGTGGGGGCAGCAATCTCTTCAGAGGGATCAGAAACACCGATAATTCTTTTCAATGAGCTGAACCGCTTTTTCCTCTTCAAGCGACGCAGGTGATCAAGCGACTTTGTGACGGCGATTCGGTATATCCATGTCGAGAGTTTTGCCTCTTCACGAAACTGCTCAAGAGAGCGAAACACCTCAACAAAAACATCCTGAGCAAGATCCTCTGCATCTTCTCGATTAAAAACAAATCGGTAACAGGTATTGACCACCATCTCCTGATGTTCGGCAACAAGGCCTTTGAACAGCTCTTCGCGGGCTCTCATACCTGACACAAGCCTCTTCAGGCGAGTTTTGCAGCAAAGGCAAGAACTTTGTCAACCTTCTCCTGTGAGTCAGCCTCACAATAGAGACGCAGTATCGGTTCTGTGCCGGATGGGCGGATAAGCATCCATCCACCTTCAAAGTGATATTTGTAGCCATCGAGATTACTGAATTTCAAAACTTTATAACCGGCGATGGTTGCAAGATCTCCCTTTGATGCGCGGTCGATAATGGCCTGTTTTTTTGCATCACTGACATGCAGATCGTGGCGATTGTAACAGAAAAAGCCATACTCATCATAGAGTTCCTGAACCAGCTCCGAAAGAGTCTTTTCGCGGCGCGTCATCATCTCAAGGATCAGCAGGCCAGTATAGACGCCGTCCCGTTCCGGCAGAAACGCCGTAATACCTATGCCGCCCGACTCTTCACCACCCATGAGGATATTATTGGTTGTCATGAGTTTGCTGACATGCTTGAAGCCGACCTGAAGTTCATGCATGAGCAGATGATGCTTCTCGCAGATTTTATCAATGACATCGGTCAGCGCAAATGTTTTGGCGACCTCACCGGTCTGATGCTTCTCCTCGACCAGATCCTTGAGAATAATGGCAAAGAGTTTATGGGAGTCCACAAAGGCGCCATGTTCATCAAGCATACCAATCCTGTCGGCATCACCATCATTGATAATGGCGACATCAGGTTCAACCTCCTTGAAAAATTCGATAAACTCACCGATATACTGAGGCATCGGCTCAGGATTGATCCCTCCAAACCCCGGGTTGATGCTGCAATGGTAGCAACTGAGCATGGACTCATCAAACAGGCTGGTAAGAAGATCCTGTCCGGCGCCATGCATGGCATTATGTGCTATCTTGATGCGTGATTCGCGGATCAGGGGGAGATTGATGCTGCTTTTCAGGTAGTTGAGATAAAATCCCTTCATATCGACCAGCTCAATCAGCTTTTTGTCGGGTACAAGAAGGGTTTGCGGATCGATTTCGAGAAGATGGCTCTCAATTTCAGCAATGACCTCCGGGTGCGCTGGACCACCATAAGAGGCTTTAACCTTGAATCCATTATAGATAGCCGGATTGTGGGAGGCCGTGATGACAATACCACCAGCAAGCTGCTTCGCTTTTGTATAGAGAGAGACGGCAGGTGTTGAGGCAAAACTATCAGACAAAAAGACCTTAAGCCCCTGCGATGAAAAAACTTCCGCAGTATATTCAGCAAACTCTCTCGACATGAAGCGTGTATCGTAGCCAACGCACACCCCCTTCGCCCTGTTCGGGTGGCCGAGAAAATATCGGGCCGAGGCCAGTGCTGCAAGTTTGAGGTTGTCAAACGTATAATCTTTTGCTATAATCGCGCGCCATCCGTCAGTACCGAATTTAACTTGCATTCTTTATTGAATTTGATATAATAAAAAAGAGCCACATCGCTCTAAAATACAGATTCCCGGTCGTTCATCCAATTATCTCTCTTTTTTGATGTCAAAAAAGCTTTTTGTATTAGCAGGTGAGCTCTCCGGTGATATGCATGCAGCCGGAGTCATCACTGAACTGCTGAAAGCAAGGCCTGAACTCAAGGTTTTTGGTATCGGTGGTGAAAAACTGCGCACTCTTGGAGCAGAGTTGCTCTACGACACTGCGCAGATGAGCATCATGGGTTTTCTTGACGTGCTCAAACATGCCGGATTTCTTCGTCGGGTTATTCGGGAACTCAAGGAAGCCATACGTCGTGAAAAACCACAGGCAGCCTTTCTTGTTGACTATCCAGGCATGAACCTCATGATGGCCCGTTTTTTTCATCAACTCGGTATTCCGGTTATCTACTACATCTCCCCCCAGGTTTGGGCATGGAAAGAGGGTCGGGTAAAGGCGATCCGGCGTGATGTTGATCGGCTCCTTGTTATCTTCGATTTCGAGGTTGAATTTTTTCGACGCCATGGTATCAATGCAGAATTTGTCGGTCATCCCGTTATCGAGCAGCTTGCAGAACTCTCACTGCCATCCAGAGAGCTTTTTGTACAGAGATATAATCTGGCGCCGGATACCCTTCTGATCGGTCTTCTTCCAGGAAGTCGCAAGCAGGAGATTGCTCACATTTTACCGGAAATGCTGAAAGCAGCCCGTCTGCTGAGCCAAAATTACCGTGTGGTTTTTCTCTTCGGACGCGCACCGCACCTCGACGAAGAGGTTTACCATGCATGGTCGGCATATCCGGATCTTTCCGTTATCAACTGTTCGGCTTATGAAGTCATGCAGTACAGCGATCTTGCACTGGTCACCTCTGGTACCGCAACGCTTGAATCACTCTGTTTCGGTGTACCAATGGTAGTTGTCTACAGGACAGGATGGCTTAATTACCTGATTGGTCGTCAGTTGGTAAAGCTGACAAGCATTTCACTTGCCAACATTGTAGCCAAAGGGCTCGGAAGCAGCGAAAGGGCCGTGCCCGAACTTATCCAGCATGAGGCCAGTGGAACGGAGATATACCAGACTGCCTGCACAATCCTTGACGATCCCGAAAAAGCCGGCACGATGCGCCGCGAGCTGCTTGCAGCAAGGGAAAGGCTTGCCAGCGACTCACCTTCACACAAAATTGCGGCGATTCTGCAGGAATATCTTTAACATGATGGAGAATTGTACATCCGTTGGCCCGAAAAGCCGGAACTCCATCTCTTCCGTCATCAGGGTTTACGACTCTTGTTCGTGATCAATAAAAAAAGCTGATACTATGGAAAAAGCAGTTGCATACCTCGTTGGTCATCCTGTACTCTTTATCATTGCCGTCATCATTTCGATCATGATCCTCTTCTCCTTTCTCAGAAGGGTCATGCGGCTCTTTTTTGTTGTTGCAGCCATGCTCATCCTTTATGCCGCCTGGCTCCATTTTACCGGAGGCAACATTCATCAATCCTTTCACCATATCGAACAGGGGTTCCAGAGTGTGATCCATGTTGTTGGAGAGCTGTTCAAGTTCCTCCTTGATTTTTTGAAATCTCCCCAAAAAGGGGGAGTGTAACGCTCAGTTTCCACTTGCAGCAACGTGACGCAGAACTTCCTCGCTTTGCAGTAACCGGTCGTAATACCCGTATTGCTCCATTTTGTCCGATGCAGCCAGATTTGAACTTAAAATTTCGGATTCGGATACATCTGTTTTGGAAGCAATCATGAACTGTTCCGCCATGTCAGAGTAACCCGGATCACCCGGGTTAAAAATAGCGGCTATTATGCCCCCTCCATACTCATCACCAATTTTCTGCGGCGCTCCAGACGAGCATACTGCCAGAGAAACCGTTCCGACAGAGGTAAGCAGCAATGCTTTTACCAGTCTGCAGGAATCATCATTTCCACATATTTTCATAGTGTCATAACTTTATCGTTACGCTATAACAGAGAAGTCTTGCGTTTAGCCTCAATAACCGGTTTTAACTCTACGCTTTTATCGTGTTTTGCCCGTTATGAGCAGGGCTCGTTTTTCAAGCTCCCCTGCGGCCCCATCCCTTCCTGTTTTCCGGTAAAGGAGCGCAAGATTTTGAAGAATTTGTGCAATAACGGGGTGATCGGGGGAAAGTGCGCACTCAACAATAGCGATCGAACGGAGATAGAGTGGCTCAGCCTCGGCATGTTGGCCTTTGGCATCCAGAATTACAGCAAGGTTATTCAGGCAGGTCGCAACGCTTGGATGAAGAGTGCCGAAATTCTTCTCCCTGATTGCAAGTGACCGTTTAACGCAATCCTCAGCCTCATGATCGTCTTTGCTGGCGAGGTACCCTTCTGCATGGTTGTTCAGGGCGACCATATGGCTGTCGTGATGCGTTGCATCAACATTCTCCATGATGGCCATCGCATCGCTGTAAAGAGGCGCGGCCTCGGCATGGCGGCCTCCAGCAGAGTAAAGCGCCGCAAGGTTGTTCATGCTTATTGCTGTATCAAGGCTTTTCGGGCCAAAGAGCCTCTTCGTGATGTCGAGAGCTCGGAGATAGAGCGGCTCGGCTACAGCATACTCTCCCTGATCGGAGTAGAGCAGGGCAAAATTGTTAAGAGTCAGGGCAATATCGGGATGAAGGGGAGGAAAGAGCTTTTCCCGTATGTCGAGAGAACGGCGGTAAAGAGGAGCAGCTTCACGGTATCTGGCCTGAATGCGAAACAACTCTGCCATGTTATTCAGACTTGTTGCGATATCGGGGTGAAGAGGAGCAAACAACTTCTCCCGTAGAGCCAGAGAACGGGTCAAAAGCGCCTCGGCCTGTGTATACTTGCCCAGGATAGTGTAAAGCACCCCAAGGTTATTCAGGCTTGTTGCCAGATCAGGGTGTTCAGGAGTGAGTACTTTTTTCCTGATGGCGAGCGCACGTTGGGAGAGAGGTAACGCTTCAGCATATCTTCCCTCACTTTTGTAGAGTGCCGCAAGGTTACTCAGACTCGTTGCGACATCAGGGTGTACAGCGCCAAAGAGCTTCTCCCTGATTTTCAGTGAACGTATGAAGAGAGGTGCTGCCTCAGCGTATTTTCCCTGATTTTTTTTCAGGACGCCTGTGTTGCAGAGGCTCAGGGCAACATCGGGGTGTTCCGGGCCAAAGAGCCTCTCCCTCATGGCCAGCGCACGGCGGTTGCAGGAGTCGGCCTCTGCATACCGGCCCTGAATGCGCATCAATTCTGCAAGGTTATTGAGTGTCGTTGCAACTTCAGGATGATCAGGGTGAAGAGGGCCAACAAGCTTATCGTGAATGGCAAGCGCCTGGCGGTAGAGTGGTTCGGCCTTTTGATATTGTCCGAGGGTAAAGTAAAGCCCTGCAAGATGGTTCATGCTCAACCCTGTATCATGATGCTCGGTACCGAGAAGCTTTGTCAGGGTGGCCAGCGCAACCTCGTGGAGAGGAAGAGCTTCTGCCATGCGGCCCATGCTGACGTACAGCTCTGCAAGATTGTGCATACTTTTTGCCACATAAGGGTGTTGCAGGCCAAAGTTTTTTTCTCTGATGGCCAGTGCGCGCATCGACAGTGGCAACGCTTCAGCATATTTCCCCTCACTTTTACAGATTAATGCAAGGTTGCTCAGACTTGTGGCTACTTCAGGGTGAAGAGGGCCAAGCAGCTTCTCCCTGATGGCCAGCGCCCGGCGGCAGAGCGGTTCAGCTTTGGCGTACCTTCCCTGATTGTTATAGAGGAGTGCAAGGTTGTTCAGGTTTGTGGCCACCAAAGGGTGTTCAAGGCCAAAAGCGCGCTCCCGGAGAGCAAGAGCTCGCAAAGAGAGAGGTTCAGCTTCAGCATACCGGCCTTCAGAGCGGTAGAGTTCCGACAAGTTGTTGAGCGCCCTTGCTGCATCTGGCTCGGCGCTGCCTGGATTGTTTTCCCAGATATCAAGAGCACGGAGGTAGAGTGGTTCAGCTTCGGCATACCTTCCCCGGTCATAGAAAACTCTTGCAAGATTGTTCAGACTCTGGGCAATATCGGGGTGATTCTCTCCGAAAAGTTGTTCCCGGATGGCAAGCGAGCGTTTGCAGAGAGACTCAGCCTCTGCATAGTGACCCTGCATATAGTACAGCTCGCTCATATTGTTCAGGATCAGGGCAAACTCCGCATTGAGAGAACCGAACATCCGCTCCTGTATGGCAAGCGCACGGGTCAGAAGAGGCTCTGCTTCGGCATATTTTCCTTCGGCATTGTATAACATGGCCAGATTGTTGAGACTCACGGCCACATCGGCATGATCGGGGCCAAGCAGCTTCGTGCGAATATCGAGAGCCCGGAGGTAAAGTGGTTCAGCCTCAGCATACCGTCCCTCGACAAAGTAGAGAGCCGCAAGGTTGTTCAGGCAGAGCGTCAGATCGGTTTGAGCAAGGCTGGAATCCGATACCTCAAGCGCTTTCTTGGCTTTGATGATCTCTTGTTCGTAGCTTTTTGCCGAATAGAGCCTGTCGGCATCGCTATTGACTGCCGCATGGAGCGTCTCGTTACACTCAATCGTGAAAAAGATGAAAAGGCGGACAAAAATTGCCAGAATCACCCCGGAAGTGAAGAGAGACGAAGGCGCCTTTTGAGAGCTACCCTCAGGTGACTGACAGGGCGTCAATCCATTGCAGCCGAAAACGCACATGTACAGAAGAGAGAGCGTTGCCTGAAAGATGTTGATGATCCTGACCCCGGACGACCCCGGACGCTTTAAAATACGAAGTGTTTGGCTGAAAAAAAACCGGAAGAGTACTTTTTTTTTATCGATTGGGCCTGCTGTGGCTATGGCAAGTGAGTGCGCCCGGTTTGTATCAGGAGAGGCCCGGGGGGCGCGACAATGCTCCTGTGGGGCAGCTTTCAGCCATGACGGCAATGTCGATAGCTCCATCAAACTCCTCAAGCATCCGCACACAGATGCCACAGTCAACGCACTTTTCGCGTTCCATGCCCATATCGGCATTTTCTGCCCGGTAAAACCCCTGATGATCATGCTTTTGTGCAGCTTCAACGGGCAGGTAACGGGAGGCGAGTACCCGCAACCGACAATCGTTGACGGCATTGCAGCGGCATTGCAGGCAGCGCAGCGCCTCCTCACGGGCCTGGGTTTCCGTGTATCCTGTAACCACTTCGCAGAAGCTGTTGGTGCGATCGGTCGGCAGCAGTTCAGCCAGAGCCACCCTTTCTGCCGGTTCAGCCTTGTCGTAGAATGCCCCTGGAGCCTCATCACGCGCTCCATAGGAGGAGTTAAAAGAGGCTTTCGGAACCGTAACGGCTTCATCCCCCAAAAAAAGGTTGATGGCATAAGCAGCCCGTTTTCCCTGCTCAACGGCCTGGATGGCCGTATCAGCCCCGGTTACACAATCTCCACCTGCAAACAGCCAGGGTCTTGCCGATTGCAGGGTCTCGGGGTGAACCAGCACTTCACCGTGCTCCGTGCTGCCGATACCGGCATGATCTGCTACAGAGCGGTCAATCTGCTGCCCGATAGCCGAGATGACCGTGTCGGCCATGATGGTGAATTCCGATCCCTCAACAGGTACCGGTCTCCTTCGCCCCGATTGGTCAGGCGCGCCTGGCTTCATCATGATAGCCGTTATTTCAAGAGCATCATTCAGCCTCCTGATTGCAGTCGGGGCAGCCCATTCAACAAGCGAGATCCCTTCAGACAGAGCCTCATCGATTTCAGATGCGTTGGCAGGCATCTCTTTTCTTGAACGGCGGTAGAGGATGGTAACCGTAGAAGCTCCAAGACGCATTGCGCTTCTTGCCGCATCAATGGCGGTGTTGCCTCCACCGGTAACGACGACCCGCCCCTCCAAATGAGGCTGATCATCTAAAGCAACCCTTCGCAGAAAGGCGATGCCGCTCGTCACGCCAGGCTCATCTTCACCGGCAATATGCATTTTCGAAGCCTTTTGGGCGCCAATCGCAAGAAAAACAGCATCAAATTGAGCCTGAAGCGTTTCAAGGGTGACCTCTTGACCGAAAGTGGTATTGAAACGGAACTCCAGACCCATCTCGAGCAGGGGAGCAATGTCACTGTCGATAACGGTTTCAGGAAGCCGGAAGCGGGGAATGCCGTAGCGCAGCATTCCGCCAGCCTCCTCACTCGACTCGAGAATGGTCACCCCATGTCCCTTGCTGAGCAAAAACCAGGCAGCGGAAAGGCCGGCAGCTCCGGCGCCGACAATGGCCACTTTTTTCCCTGTTTTCGGAGCAATTTCAGGGATGAACCGCTCGGGTTGCGCCGAATCCCTGTCGGCAGCATAGCGTTTCAGGGCACAGATCGAGACCGGCTGGTCTACACCGTGCCGGCGGCACTCATCCTCGCAGGGAGCCGGGCAGATACGACCGAGAATTCCGGGGAGAGGAATGCTCTGCTTGATAATCCGTATGGCCTCACGCTCATCATGGCGGGCAATGGCCGCGACAAAATCCGGGATATTGCAACCTGCAGGGCAGGAGAGCTCACAAGGCCCCATGCAATCACCTCCATGCTCTTCAATGATCCGTTCAAGGCTCTGACGCCTCATGGCGCTGATCTCCGCGTTGTCCGTTTCAATAACCATCCCCTCGGAAGCCAGTGTATCACATGCCGGAACAAAGCGATTTTTGCCCTTGATCTCAACAATACACATCCAGCACGACCCCGTCTCGTGCAGGGAGTTGAGAAAGCAGAGCGTTGGAATCGTGATACCAGCCTCCGCAGCCGCTTCAAGAATCGAAGTTCCCTGTGCTGTTGTAACTGCCTGCTGATCGATGATAAGAGAGAGCTGCTTCATGGGTATAAACAAAAAACGTTCCGGATTGTTGTGCGTTGATGGCCCTTACTGTGCAAAGTTCTTTTCAAGATGGAGAGCGACTTTTTCAAGATGCCACATAGGCGTTGAGGTGGCGCCGCATACGCCCACCGTCGCCACAGCCCTGCCGTCACTGTTGCGTAACCATCTCTCCTCAATCTCCTCAATCTCTTCGATAAAATAGCTCCGGGGATTTGCCTCCTTGCAGATATGGTAGAGTACCTGCCCGTTAGAACTTTTTTTCCCGGCCACAAAAATGACAACATCATTGGCAAGGGAAAAGTCATGCAACTTCTGGTTTCGACTCGATACCTGGCGGCAGATGGTATCTTTGAAGAGCAGCGAAGGCATGGAGAGCACTCCGGTCATCGCGGCAGTGATATCGATATCGCGAATGGCCATCCATGCGCTCTTTTCACTGGAGAGGTATTGAGCGAAACGTGCCTCAAGAAGCGCTTTCAGCTCGTAAAATCCCGGAACATCCATGGTGGTCTGAGAGATGAGCGCACTTTTTTTTGCGAGGTCAAGTCCCTTTAACTCATCAGGATCACTGAGATCAGCATGTTTGATAATGACAGCCTGGTTGTTGCATTGGCCGTTGATACCGATAACTTCCGGATGGCTCTGTTTGCCATAGATGATAATCTGGTAACCCAGCTCAAAAAGTAATCTTGTTGTGCGTTGCAGTCGGGAGACGACCGGGCAGGTGGTGTCGGTAACCGTCAGATTATTTTCACGCGCAATCCTGTAGGTTGAGGGAGGCTCTCCATGTGCCCTGATAAGGACGTGAGCATCTCTGAGCTCCCTGAAAGCCCTTTCATCAACGGTTACAAGGCCGAGAGCTTCAAGCCGTTTCACCTCGACCTCATTATGGACAATATCACCGAAAGAGTATAATCCACCCTCCTGCTGGAGCTTTTCTTCGGCGGCATAGATAGTTCCCTGAACTCCAATGCAGAAGCCTGATGAAGTTCTGTCGAGGTTTATGTTCACGCTGTGCACACATTAAATGATCAATAGGGAGAAGTCAAAAGTAACAAGTATGAAGGCAAAAGGCAAAAGCGATCTGCTATACTTCCACCAGTTCAACATCGGGCAATTCGGAGCCCATGAAGAGCTGGTAG
The DNA window shown above is from Pelodictyon phaeoclathratiforme BU-1 and carries:
- a CDS encoding RNA polymerase sigma factor yields the protein MRAREELFKGLVAEHQEMVVNTCYRFVFNREDAEDLAQDVFVEVFRSLEQFREEAKLSTWIYRIAVTKSLDHLRRLKRKKRFSSLKRIIGVSDPSEEIAAPTTDNPAEALAGSEQARILQNALNSLPDSQKTAFLLSKQEGYSNQEIADLLKTSVSAVESLVHRAKKNLHDKLYAYYSEQ
- a CDS encoding KpsF/GutQ family sugar-phosphate isomerase, which codes for MSIPSQKQEITALGKIILDQEARAIHLIAERLDESFSAAVELLASCQGKIIISGMGKSGIIAQKIAATMSSTGSTALFLHPADAAHGDLGIVGHTDTVICLSKSGTTEELNFIIPALRQIGAKIIAMTGNPRSFLAQKADITLDTGIAKEACPYDLAPTTSTTAMLAMGDALAIALMQVKNFTQRDFALTHPKGSLGRRLTVKVSDIMAKGDAVPIVSESASVTGLILEMTSKRYGVSAVITDDGKLCGIFTDGDLRRLVQSGREFLNLSAGSVMTANPKTVTGDTMAKECLDILETWRITQLLVCDDEQHPVGMVHIHDLIVLGL
- a CDS encoding phosphoglucomutase/phosphomannomutase family protein, translated to MQVKFGTDGWRAIIAKDYTFDNLKLAALASARYFLGHPNRAKGVCVGYDTRFMSREFAEYTAEVFSSQGLKVFLSDSFASTPAVSLYTKAKQLAGGIVITASHNPAIYNGFKVKASYGGPAHPEVIAEIESHLLEIDPQTLLVPDKKLIELVDMKGFYLNYLKSSINLPLIRESRIKIAHNAMHGAGQDLLTSLFDESMLSCYHCSINPGFGGINPEPMPQYIGEFIEFFKEVEPDVAIINDGDADRIGMLDEHGAFVDSHKLFAIILKDLVEEKHQTGEVAKTFALTDVIDKICEKHHLLMHELQVGFKHVSKLMTTNNILMGGEESGGIGITAFLPERDGVYTGLLILEMMTRREKTLSELVQELYDEYGFFCYNRHDLHVSDAKKQAIIDRASKGDLATIAGYKVLKFSNLDGYKYHFEGGWMLIRPSGTEPILRLYCEADSQEKVDKVLAFAAKLA
- a CDS encoding Spy/CpxP family protein refolding chaperone — its product is MNLLDSRRLVTTALVLLAVLNVTLLATLWWRESCRLIPGTESVIHNKKRLSFSRQLDLDESQRISFDKLRKEHFHNVGAEMKAIALLKKQLIQEALQEKPDTIKIESIAGNIGSRHAAVERQLAFHFHELAKVCTPGQRDSLRIILERIAARKRPDRSERWGENPSPGR
- a CDS encoding lipopolysaccharide biosynthesis protein; its protein translation is MFSKLKLLFKDTVIYGSSTILARSLNYLLVPLYANKLSTFDNGVQTIIYANIALANVLFSYGLETSYLKVVSDSADHERDETQLFSTAFLTLFLTSTLFAVGIALFAPLLAQLIGLSAGDYLFVRYAALILWLDTLLVIPFAELRLKRKALQFAIARVAGVVAVVISAVILIVPLNAGLPGVFIAEAFGSLISLLLVIPVLRQFRLFFSADQLRSMLRIGLPYVPTGIAGLLIHLIDRNILIRISPSTIERIYGKGYQPSDIVGIYGRIAAFGVVLQLFIQVFRFAWQPFFLQHSKDPDAKQLFRHILSISTLFTMFLALAATFFVPDLVRYHYGGSFYLLPPRYWIGLSILPWIFLSYVFDMISTNLSAGLLITGNTRYLPVVTFAGAAVTAFFCWWLIPLRGMDGAAYAIVAGTAVMSVVMAWYSLKVFPLRHDWLKLFLLLVTAVAMASVQFLAGSELPQAGVVFAFKIGLLTLYLLIAAALFRHEARLVAVKAGQKFRRR
- the lpxB gene encoding lipid-A-disaccharide synthase, translating into MSKKLFVLAGELSGDMHAAGVITELLKARPELKVFGIGGEKLRTLGAELLYDTAQMSIMGFLDVLKHAGFLRRVIRELKEAIRREKPQAAFLVDYPGMNLMMARFFHQLGIPVIYYISPQVWAWKEGRVKAIRRDVDRLLVIFDFEVEFFRRHGINAEFVGHPVIEQLAELSLPSRELFVQRYNLAPDTLLIGLLPGSRKQEIAHILPEMLKAARLLSQNYRVVFLFGRAPHLDEEVYHAWSAYPDLSVINCSAYEVMQYSDLALVTSGTATLESLCFGVPMVVVYRTGWLNYLIGRQLVKLTSISLANIVAKGLGSSERAVPELIQHEASGTEIYQTACTILDDPEKAGTMRRELLAARERLASDSPSHKIAAILQEYL